The sequence GTCGTTGAGCGTGACGGCCAGGCTGTGCACCTCGTCACGTGCCTCGGGCACCGGCAGGCGCCGGGAGCGGGCGGTGTCGGTGATCTCCTCTGCGCCCCGGCGCAGCGCGGCGATGGGCCGCAGGGTCCTGCCGATGATCACCCAGCTCGCCCCGCCGAGCAGCACCAGCAGCAGCGGGGTGCCGACGCCCAGGACGTGCCCGGCCGTGGTGATGCTGGTCTGCACCTCGCTGAAGGGGCGGGCGGCGATCACCGTCAGGCCCCGGTCGGCGCTGAGCACCCGCACGCGCAACACGTGCGGGATCCCGTACGGCTCGCCGCCCAGGAACCGCGCCTGCCCCTTCCCGATCGCCGCCGCCCGCGCCCCGGCGTTCAGCAGCGGGACCAGCCGGTCGGTTCCGGTGGTGGCATGGGTGATCCGCCCGGTGGCGTCGACGACCTGCAGGAGGGTGCCGTCCGGCGAGGTCAGCTCGTCCGGCAGCCGCTCGGCGTCGGCCAGCGAGACCGTGTCGCGGGCCCGCTGGTAGATCGAGTCGTCGATGGTGGCGAGCAGCGACCTGCCGAGCACGCTGATCATCACGTAGGCCGAGAGCACCAGCGCCGCGCCGAGCGCGACCGAGGCCACCGCGGTCAGCCGGAAACGCAGGCTTTTACGCCGCCACCAGCCGACCGTGCGCCGTCCCCGGCGGACGCGCTCGAGGGGACGCGGGTCAGCCGCCATCGCCGGCCAGCCGGTATCCGGCCCCCCGCACCGTCTGCAACGCGGTCCTGGAGAACGGCACGTCGATCTTGCGGCGCAGGTAGCCGACGTAGACCTCGACCACGTTGGGGTCGGTGTCGAAGGTGTCCCAGACGTGCTCCAGGATCTCCGTCTTGGAGACCACCTCGTCGTGGCGGCGCATCAGGTATTCCAGGAGCGCGAACTCCCTGGGCGTCAGCTCCACCGGCGTCTCGCCCCGGGAGACCCGCCGGCGCGCGGGGTCCAGCGACAGGTCCCCGGCCCGCAGCACGGACGGGCGCCGGTTGGCGCCGCGCCGCAGCAGCGCCCTCAGCCGGGCCACCAGCACGACGTAGGAGAACGGCTTGGTCAGGTAGTCGTCGGCGCCCAGATCGAGCCCGTCGGCCATGTCGTACTCGCCGTCCTTGGCCGACAGCATCAGGATCGGCACCCAGTTCTCCTCGGCCCGCAACTGCTTGCAGACGTTGTAGCCGGAGAGCCTGGGCAGCATGATGTCCAGCACGACCACGTCGTAGTCGCCCTGCCTGGCCAGGTGCAGACCGTCCTCGCCGTCATGCGCGAGATCGACCGCGAACCCCTCGGCCTGCAGCCCGCGCTGTAGCGCCGCGGCCATCCGCCGCTCGTCCTCCACGACGAGAACCCGCATCCTCCACCCCCTCCGGTGTCCGCCCCATCTTCGGCCAGCCCGCCTGAGAGGCGGCTGAGAACCCTGTGAGCCCTCTCAGTCTGTCTCAGCTCCGGCACAGGAGCGGTCACGCAAGCTGCATATGTCAGGGATTGACGGCATAACGTAAAGGAGTGACATGTCAGAGCAGACGAGACGGGGCCGTGCGGTGAGGTGGGGCGTGCCGATCGCCACGATCGCGCTGGTCGCCGGGGCCATCGGCGCGGGTCCGGTGATCGCGGCGGTCCAGGGGGATCCGGTGCTGCCCGAGCGCACCGCCGCGCAGTTGCTGGCCGACGCCGTCCAGGCCACCGAGTCCGGCCTGAAGCCCATGTCGGGCACCGTGATGCAGACCGCCTCCCTCGGCCTACCGGGGCTGCCGGAGGTGGCGGGGATGGGCGGCACGTCGCCCGCGGCCCTGCTGGCGGGCTCGCACGAGCTCAAGGTCTGGTACGGCGGCGAGGACCGGTTCCGGTTCGCCCTCCCCGGGCGGATGAGCGAGACCGACCTGATCGTCAACGGCGACCAGGCCTGGCTGTGGGAGAGCGCGACCAACAAGGCCACCCGGATCAAGGGCGCCGGCCAGGCGGGGCCGGAGCATGACAGGGCCCTGCCCGCGGCGACCACCCCGCAGCAGGTCGCCGACGAGATGCTGAAGCGGGCCGACGCCGCCACCGCGGTCAGCGTGAGCAACACCGAGAAGGTCGCCGGCCGGTCGGCCTACCAGCTCGTCCTGACGCCCAGGGACGGTTCCTCCCTGGTCAAGGAGGTCAAGCTGGCGCTCGACGGTGAGACCTTCGTCCCGCTGCGGGTCCAGGTCTACGCCAAGAGCGCGGCCGAACCGGCCTTCGAGGTCGGCTTCACCTCGGTGACGTTCACCCCGCCCGCCCCGGACAACTTCACCTTCACCCCGCCCGCGGGCGCGAAGGTGGAGGAGAAGTCGCTCGCCGACCTGGGGCGCCGTCCGGAGGCCGGGCAGGAGCGGGCCGAGGCGCTGAAGGGCGAGATCACGACCGTGGGCGAGGGCTGGACCACGGTCGCGGTGCTCCCGTTCTCCGCGCAGGACCTCGCGGGTCCGGCCCAGCAGGGCGGCCGGTCCGGCGGGCAGGACACGACCGCGGTCGCCGACGCCCTGCTGAAGTCGGCCAAGCAGGTCAGCGGGGCGTGGGGCAGCGGCAAGGTCATCCAGACCAAGCTGGTCTCCGCGCTGCTGACCGACGACGGCCGCCTGCTGGTCGGCGCTGTCACCCCCGAGAAGCTGACCGAGGCGGCCGGGCAGAGATGAGCGGGATGCCAGGAGACGTACGGCTCCTGGCGGGCGGTGGTGGGGGCCGCGACGGCGGGTCCCACCGTGCGGAGCTCGATGAGATCCGGGGGACGTCCGCTGGGGCGTCCCCGCCCGCCGCCCGGAAGGCGGAGACCGGCGGGGGAGCCGCGGTGGCCGTGACGAGGGGATCGGCGGGGAGCCGCGGTGACCGTGACGAGGAGACCGATGGGAGAGTCGCGGTGACCGTGACGAGGGGATCGGCGGGGAGCCGGAGTGGCCGTTACGAGGAGACCGATGGGAGAGTCGCGGTGACCGTGACGAGGAGACCAGTGGAGAGCCGTGCCGGCCGTGACGCGGTGACCGGCGGGGAGGCCGTGCCGGCCGTCCGGGAGCGGACGCCGTCCGCCACGCTCCCCGCCGAGGACTGTTCGATCGTCACGCGCGGGCTGACCAAGCGCTTCCGGAGCGGCCAGGTGGCCGTGGACGCCCTCGACCTGGCCGTGCCCCGGGGGTCGGTCTTCGGCTTCCTCGGCCCGAACGGCTCGGGGAAGACCACGACCATCCGCATGCTGCTCGGCCTGGCCGCGCCGACCGAGGGCACCTGGGAGCTGCTCGGCACGCCGATGCCGGGCGGGATGGCCTCCGTGCTGTCACGCGTGGGGGCGCTGGTCGAGGGACCGGCGTTCTACCCCTACCTGTCGGGTGAGGCGAACCTGCGCCGCTACGACGCCGCCGACCCGGCGGCCGACCCGCGTACGGCCTCCGCCAGGATCGGGCTCGCCCTGGACAGGGTCGGGCTGGCCGCCGCGGCCCGCAAACGCTACCGGGCCTACTCGCTGGGCATGCGCCAGCGGCTGGCGATCGCTGCGGCGCTGCTCGGGCCGAGGGAGCTGCTGATCCTCGACGAGCCGACCAACGGCCTCGACCCGCAGGGCACCCGCGAGGTGCGGGGGCTGATCAAGGAGATCGCCGCAGGGGGGACGACCGTGTTCGTCTCCTCCCACCTGCTGGCCGAGGTGGAGCAGATGTGCTCTCACATCGCCGTCATGCGGACCGGGCGCCTGGTCGCCCAGGGACCCATCGCCGGGCTCCGGGCCGGGGAGGCGGTGAGGATCCGGGTGGAGACACCGGATCTCGCCGGGGCGGCGGCCGTACTGGCGGCCTCCGGGCTGGCACAGGTCCGCACCGGCGACGGCGAGGTCAGCGCCGAGCTGGGCGCCGCCGCTCCGGAGCGGATCTGCGCGGAGCTGGTGGCCGGCGGCGTCGCCGTACGCGGCCTGGCCGTGCAGCGGCCGAGTCTTGAGGACGTGTTCGTGGGCCTGACCGGAGAGGGTTTCGATGTCAACGGTTAGCGGGGAAGAGGCCGTGTCCATCGGGAGGGGCGCCGCGCCGCTCTCCCGGGCGCGGGCGGTGGGCGCCCCCCGGGCGTGGCTGCGGCTGCTCGGATCGGAGGTGGGGCTGACCCTCCGGCGGCCGAGGAACATCGCCATGCTGACCGTGCTCGCCCTGGTCCCCGTGCTGATCGGCGTAGCGCTGCGGGCGTTCGGCGGGCCGGGCGAGAACGACGGAGGGCCCTCGATCTTCGGGCAGGTCACCGGCAACGGCCTGTTCCTCACCTTCGCCGCGCTCTCGGTTCTGGTCCAGCTGCTGCTGCCGGTCGCGGTCGCGGTGGTCGCCGGAGACGCGGTCGCCGGGGAGGCGGGCCTCGGCACGCTGCGCTACCTGCTGGCCGCCCCGGCCGGCCGGACCCGGCTGCTGGGCGTCAAGTACGCCAACGCCGTCGTCTTCTGCCTGACGGCCGTCGCCGCGGTCGCGCTGTCGTCGCTGCTCGCCGGGGTGCTGCTCTTCCCGGCCGGTCCGATCACGCTGCTGTCCGGGGGGACGATCCCGCTGCTCGACGGCATGCTCAGGATCGGCGTCGTCGTGCTGTACGTCACGGCGGGCATGGCCGCCCTGGCCGCCGTGGCGCTGGCGTTCTCGACGATGACCGAGGCGGCCGTCGGCGCCATCGCCTCGACGGTGGGGCTCGTCGTCGTCGTCCAGGTGCTCGGCGTCATCCCGCAGCTCTCGGCGTTCCAGCCGTACCTGCTGACGCACTGGTGGAACGGCTTCGACGGGGTGCTGCGCGATCCGATGGCCACCGGCGAGATGGGCCAGGGCCTGCTGGTCTTCGCCGCCTACATCGCGGTCTTCGGCTCGATCGCCTGGGCCCGTTTCACCGGCAAGGACATCACCTGCTGACCTCCGGCCGGCGGGCCGGACCGGGCCCGCCGGCCGGGATCGCCCCCTGAACGACCCCGGGCCCGCCGGCCGGGATCGCCCCTGAGAGACGTCTCCGCGCTCTGTGTATTTGTACGTGGTCGGGCGCGCCCGGACATGTGACCGTCCATGGACCGGCCGCGCGGGTTCCGCGCCGCCGTACACAGGCGATGGGCACCCGGGGGTGGGAGCGTCGATGGACGAGGCGCGCGAGCGGATCCCGCTCGGCAACCGGCGGCTCTTCGGCACCGGGGATCTCGACGAGGCCCGCGAGCGGGTGGCGCGCGTGTTCTGCCCGCACCGGCTGGAGCTGACCGGTGAGGTGTCGCGGCTGGCCGCGCGGTTCCACTCCGCCCAGCTCGGCGGCGTGCGGATTAACTACCTGGACTACGGGACGGACGTCCGCATCGAACCGGGCGAGCTGGAGTCCTTCTTCCTGGTGCAGATCCCGCTGGCCGGCCGGAGCCTGATCCGGTGCGGCGGACAGGAGATCGTCTCGACGCCCCTGCTGGCCTCCCTGCCCTCGCCGTCGGAGCACCTCGACATGCGCTGGGAGGCGGGCTGCCCCCAGCTGATCGTCAAGTTCGACCGGACGGCCGTCGAGGGCGCGCTGGAACAGATGCTCGGTGAGCGGCTCGACCGGCCGCTCGTCTTCGACCTGGGGCTGGACATGACCGCCGGCTGGGCGCGGGCCTGGCGGGCGATGACCGACCTGATCATCGGGGAGGCCGAGCACGGCGACGGGCTCGCCGTGCAGCCGCTGGCGATCGCCCATCTCGAGAACGCGATGCTCTCCTCCCTGCTCACCATGCAGCCGTCCAACTACCGGGCGCGGCTGGACGCCCCCCGGCCTCCCGCCGTGCCCAAGGTGGTGCGCCGGGCGATGGAGTTCATCGACGGCCACGCCCACCAGCCGCTGACGACCGACGACGTGGCGCGCGCGGTGGCGGTCAGCGGCCGCTCGCTCCAGGAGGGCTTCCGCCGCCATCTCGGCCTGACCCCGATGACCTACCTCAGGGACGTGCGCCTGGGCCGGGTCCACGAGGAGCTGGTGACCGGCGACCCGGCCCGGTGCACCGTGACCGGGGTGGCCGCGCGGTGGGGCTTCCTGCACCAGGGGCGGTTCGCCGCGGCCTACCGCGCGCGGTACGGGCAGGCGCCCTCGCACACGCTGCGCGGCCGTTGACGGCGCGCGGCCCGCGGCGGGTCCGGGAACTCCGCGCCAGGCGGACGGAGTCCGCGCTGAGCGGATAGCCCGTACGGCGCCGCCCGCCGTACCTTTTCACCAGGCGCCGCGGCCGGCCACCTCCCTCACCGGGAGCCTCTCGGACCCTCTTCAGATCTTCGGAAAGGACACATCGCCATGCGCAGAATCCTCGTCGTCGGAGCCGGCCAGGCCGGCCTCCACCTCGCCGCCGGCCTGCTGCGGAACGGCTACGACGTCACCGTGGTCTCCAACCGCACCCCGGAGGACATCCGCGACGGCCGCGTCATGTCGGGCCAGGTCATATTCGGCACGGGCCTCGGCCATGAGCGCGACCTCGGCCTGGACCTGTGGGGGGACGCCTGCCCCCCGATCGACGGGATCCAGTTCACCGTCCCCGGCCCCGACGGCGGCAGGGCGATCGACTGGGCGGCCCGGCTCGACACGCCCGCCCGCTCGGTCGACCAGCGGCTGAAGATGCCCGCCTGGATGGCCGAGGTGGAACGGCTCGGCGGGAAGATCGTCATCCACGACGCGACGGTGGACGACCTGGAGGCCTACGCCGCCGGGTACGACCTCGTCCTGGTCGCCGCGGGCAAGGGGCGGATCGCCTCGCTGTTCGAGCGGGACGCCTCGCGCTCGCCGTACGACGCCCCGCAGCGGGCCCTGGCCGTCACCTACGTCACCGGCCTCACGCCGCGACCCGAGCACTCCGCGGTGTGCTTCAACCTGATCCCCGGGGTCGGGGAGTATTTCGTCTTCCCCGCGCTCACCATGACCGGCCCCTGCGAGATCATGGTGTTCGAGGGCGTTCCCGGCGGGCCGATGGACTGCTGGGCGGACGTGCGCACCCCCGCCGAGCACCTGGCCAGGAGCCGGTGGATCCTGGAGACCTTCCTGCCGTGGGAGGCCGACCGCTGCGGCGGCGTCGAGCTCACCGACGAGCGGGGCGTGCTGTCCGGCCGCTTCGCTCCGACCGTCCGCAAACCCGTGGCGACGCTCCCCTCGGGCGCCGCGGTCCTCGGGGTCGCCGACGTCGTCGTGCTCAACGACCCGATCACCGGGCAGGGGGCCAACAACGCCGCCAAGTGCGCCGCCTCCTACCTCTCCAGCATCCTGGAGCGCGGCGAGCTGCCGTTCGACAGGGCCTGGATGGAGGGGGCCTTCGAGCGCCACTGGGAGGACGCCCGGCACACCACCGCCTGGACGAACGCGCTCCTGGCGCCCCCGCCCCCGCACGTGCTGGAGATCCTGGGCGCGGCCGGCCGGCTGCCCGAGGTGGCCTCCCGCTTCGTCAACGGCTTCGACGACCCGTCGGACTACGCCGGCTGGTTCCTGGACCCCGCCGGGGCGGGCGAGTACCTGGCGCGGATCGGCGCCTCCGGGGAGATGTCATGAGAACTCTGCGCGACGCGTTCGGGCAGTTCGCTACCGGGGTGGCGGTGGTCACCACCGTCACCCCGGACGGGAAACGGGCCGGAGTCACCGTCAACTCCTTCACGTCGGTCTCCCTCGACCCGCCCCTGGTCCTGTGGTGCCTGTCCAGGAACGCTCCCAGCGCGCCGCTCTTCCTGCGGGCCGGGCGGTTCACGGTCAACGTCCTGGCCGCGGGGCAGGACCACCTGTCACAGCGGTTCGCCAGGCCGCTGCCCGACAAGTTCGCCGGGGTGGAGACCCGTCCCGGCCCCGGCGGGCCGCCGCTCCTCGTGGGGGCACTGGCCCACTTCGCCTGCCGTACGCTGACCACCCACGACGGCGGCGACCACGTCATCTTCGTCGGCGAGGTCGAGCACTTCCAGCGCGCGGAGGGCGAGCCGCTGGTCTTCCACGCGGGCGGCTACCGCGAGTTCGCCGGGGCGGGCCGGGCGGCGGGGCGGGCCGGAGCCCGGCCCGTCCTGGCCCGCCCGGCGTAGATCGACGCACCGGGCGTGGATCCGGCCACCCGGCGTAGGTCCACTCGCCCGGCGCGGATCCGGCCGGGCGGTGAGATCCACTCGCCCGGCGTGGGTCCACTCGCCGGGCGCGGATCCGGCCGGGCGGCGGTGTCAGGTCGCGACGGCCTTCAGGCAGGCGTCCAGCCGCTCCCGGGCCTCCGCGTCGTCGATCGCCGCCAGCACGGCCCCGTAGTCGGCCGCCGCCTCGGCGTATCGCGCCGCCTCCTGGTAGACCACGGCCCGGTTGAACCGGATCGCGGGCGTGCCGGCCAGCTCGACCGCCCGGTCCAGGTCGCCGGCGGCGCCGGCCAGGTCGCCGGCCTCGAAGGCCAGCTCGCCCCGGGCGGCCCACGCCTCGGCCAGGGCGTCGTCGCGCCGGAGCGCCGCAGACAGGGCGTCGCGGGCGGCGTCGGCGTCGCCCCGCTCGGCGAGCAGCTTCCCCTTCAGGCAGAGCAGGTGGGCGTTGTCCGGGGCGAGGGCGAGCCCGGCGGTCGTGACACGCCAGGCGGCCTCGGCGTCGTCCAGCTCGTGCAGCAGCCCGGCCAGGTTCACGTGGGCGTCCACGTGGCCGGGGTCCAGCTCGATGGTGTAGACGAAGTCGGCCACCGCCCCCGGCACGTCGCCGAGTTCGAGCCGGGCGTCGGCGAGGTTGTAGTAGGCCTCGGGGAACGGCGGGGACAGCCGCAGCGCGCGCTCGTAGGCGGCGACGGCCTCCTCGTTGCGGCCCAGGCGGCGCAGGATGTTGCCGATGTTGAAGTGGTGCTCGGGGAACTCCGGGTCGAGCTCGACCACCACGGCGTAGTCGGCCAGCGCCTCCTCCAGGCGGCCCGTCATGCCGAACACCTGGGCGCGGTTGTAGCGCAGCACGGCGCGGTGCAGGGCGTGCTCGTCCGGCCCGAGCTCCCGGTCCAGCCGGGCCATCCCGTCCTCCAGCAGCCGCAGGGCCACCTCGGAGCTCTTCTGCCGTACCTCGACCAGGGCCAGCCCGTTGTTGGCGAAGACCGAGTGGAAGGCGCGCTCCTTCCGGTCGCCCAGCAGCGACGCGATCGCGACGGACAGGTTCATCCAGGCCCTGGCCTGCTGGTAGTCCCGGCGCTCCTCGGGGTAGTGGCGGGCGTAGAGCATCGCGGTGCCGTAGGCGAGGTCCATGTGCACGACCGGGTCCTGGGTGACCCCGCGGGCCTCGTCGTAGATCGCGTTCGCCTCGTCGGCGCGGCCGAGCGAGGCCATGCAGGTGCTGGTGGAGTTGGTGAAGTACCACCAGAGCTCCTCCTGCGCCGGCCGGTCCACGATCGCGCGGGCGCGCAGTCCCAGCTCGACGGCCGCCTGGTAGAGACCGATGTCCTTGCAGTGCTGGAGCGCCTTCCGGATGGCGCCCAGCCCCGCCCCGCGGGGGTCGCTGCCGTGTTCGGCGTGGTAGGGGACGGCGCCGAGCAGCAGGGAGAACTCTCCCCGGCCGGTCAGCAGCGCCGCGCGCTCGTCGTGCAGGCGGGCGCGCTCCTCTCGCGGGAGCCGTTCGTAGGCGGCGAGGAGTTCCGGGTCGTCGGTGGTGCCGTCGCCGGCCACGTAGTCCCACGCGTCCCCGTCCGAGGAGGCGGGAGAGGCGGGGGAGGCGGGGCAGTCGACGGGCTCGGCGTGGGCCGCCAGGACGCTCGCCAGCGAGACGGCGATCTCGCCCTGCGGGTCGGCGACCGGGTCGGGGCCGGTGCCGACCACGACGGTCAGCTGCCCGAGGTCGCTGCGGCGCAGCAGCACCGCGGCGAACTCCTGGTCGGTCGGGTCGGCCTGGTGGATGTTCTCCAGGACCAGGGTGCGCGGCCCGCCGCCGATCGCGGCGAGATAGTCGCGGAGGAATTCGGCCAGGCCGTTGGAGACGTTCAGGGTGTGCAGCCGGGAGTAGA comes from Streptosporangium roseum DSM 43021 and encodes:
- a CDS encoding LolA family protein, with translation MSEQTRRGRAVRWGVPIATIALVAGAIGAGPVIAAVQGDPVLPERTAAQLLADAVQATESGLKPMSGTVMQTASLGLPGLPEVAGMGGTSPAALLAGSHELKVWYGGEDRFRFALPGRMSETDLIVNGDQAWLWESATNKATRIKGAGQAGPEHDRALPAATTPQQVADEMLKRADAATAVSVSNTEKVAGRSAYQLVLTPRDGSSLVKEVKLALDGETFVPLRVQVYAKSAAEPAFEVGFTSVTFTPPAPDNFTFTPPAGAKVEEKSLADLGRRPEAGQERAEALKGEITTVGEGWTTVAVLPFSAQDLAGPAQQGGRSGGQDTTAVADALLKSAKQVSGAWGSGKVIQTKLVSALLTDDGRLLVGAVTPEKLTEAAGQR
- a CDS encoding ABC transporter permease, translated to MSIGRGAAPLSRARAVGAPRAWLRLLGSEVGLTLRRPRNIAMLTVLALVPVLIGVALRAFGGPGENDGGPSIFGQVTGNGLFLTFAALSVLVQLLLPVAVAVVAGDAVAGEAGLGTLRYLLAAPAGRTRLLGVKYANAVVFCLTAVAAVALSSLLAGVLLFPAGPITLLSGGTIPLLDGMLRIGVVVLYVTAGMAALAAVALAFSTMTEAAVGAIASTVGLVVVVQVLGVIPQLSAFQPYLLTHWWNGFDGVLRDPMATGEMGQGLLVFAAYIAVFGSIAWARFTGKDITC
- a CDS encoding flavin reductase family protein, which produces MRTLRDAFGQFATGVAVVTTVTPDGKRAGVTVNSFTSVSLDPPLVLWCLSRNAPSAPLFLRAGRFTVNVLAAGQDHLSQRFARPLPDKFAGVETRPGPGGPPLLVGALAHFACRTLTTHDGGDHVIFVGEVEHFQRAEGEPLVFHAGGYREFAGAGRAAGRAGARPVLARPA
- a CDS encoding AraC family transcriptional regulator; this encodes MDEARERIPLGNRRLFGTGDLDEARERVARVFCPHRLELTGEVSRLAARFHSAQLGGVRINYLDYGTDVRIEPGELESFFLVQIPLAGRSLIRCGGQEIVSTPLLASLPSPSEHLDMRWEAGCPQLIVKFDRTAVEGALEQMLGERLDRPLVFDLGLDMTAGWARAWRAMTDLIIGEAEHGDGLAVQPLAIAHLENAMLSSLLTMQPSNYRARLDAPRPPAVPKVVRRAMEFIDGHAHQPLTTDDVARAVAVSGRSLQEGFRRHLGLTPMTYLRDVRLGRVHEELVTGDPARCTVTGVAARWGFLHQGRFAAAYRARYGQAPSHTLRGR
- a CDS encoding styrene monooxygenase/indole monooxygenase family protein; the encoded protein is MRRILVVGAGQAGLHLAAGLLRNGYDVTVVSNRTPEDIRDGRVMSGQVIFGTGLGHERDLGLDLWGDACPPIDGIQFTVPGPDGGRAIDWAARLDTPARSVDQRLKMPAWMAEVERLGGKIVIHDATVDDLEAYAAGYDLVLVAAGKGRIASLFERDASRSPYDAPQRALAVTYVTGLTPRPEHSAVCFNLIPGVGEYFVFPALTMTGPCEIMVFEGVPGGPMDCWADVRTPAEHLARSRWILETFLPWEADRCGGVELTDERGVLSGRFAPTVRKPVATLPSGAAVLGVADVVVLNDPITGQGANNAAKCAASYLSSILERGELPFDRAWMEGAFERHWEDARHTTAWTNALLAPPPPHVLEILGAAGRLPEVASRFVNGFDDPSDYAGWFLDPAGAGEYLARIGASGEMS
- a CDS encoding ABC transporter ATP-binding protein codes for the protein MESRAGRDAVTGGEAVPAVRERTPSATLPAEDCSIVTRGLTKRFRSGQVAVDALDLAVPRGSVFGFLGPNGSGKTTTIRMLLGLAAPTEGTWELLGTPMPGGMASVLSRVGALVEGPAFYPYLSGEANLRRYDAADPAADPRTASARIGLALDRVGLAAAARKRYRAYSLGMRQRLAIAAALLGPRELLILDEPTNGLDPQGTREVRGLIKEIAAGGTTVFVSSHLLAEVEQMCSHIAVMRTGRLVAQGPIAGLRAGEAVRIRVETPDLAGAAAVLAASGLAQVRTGDGEVSAELGAAAPERICAELVAGGVAVRGLAVQRPSLEDVFVGLTGEGFDVNG
- a CDS encoding tetratricopeptide repeat protein is translated as MGNHYWLRGARRRDRDRSRDGLDLPPTLAVIDAHRRLRGPYTAAGALIRSIAAEALALRPELGPAHNIELLTSTPELAGVVPSAWATLEWSVGEKERTRFYSRLHTLNVSNGLAEFLRDYLAAIGGGPRTLVLENIHQADPTDQEFAAVLLRRSDLGQLTVVVGTGPDPVADPQGEIAVSLASVLAAHAEPVDCPASPASPASSDGDAWDYVAGDGTTDDPELLAAYERLPREERARLHDERAALLTGRGEFSLLLGAVPYHAEHGSDPRGAGLGAIRKALQHCKDIGLYQAAVELGLRARAIVDRPAQEELWWYFTNSTSTCMASLGRADEANAIYDEARGVTQDPVVHMDLAYGTAMLYARHYPEERRDYQQARAWMNLSVAIASLLGDRKERAFHSVFANNGLALVEVRQKSSEVALRLLEDGMARLDRELGPDEHALHRAVLRYNRAQVFGMTGRLEEALADYAVVVELDPEFPEHHFNIGNILRRLGRNEEAVAAYERALRLSPPFPEAYYNLADARLELGDVPGAVADFVYTIELDPGHVDAHVNLAGLLHELDDAEAAWRVTTAGLALAPDNAHLLCLKGKLLAERGDADAARDALSAALRRDDALAEAWAARGELAFEAGDLAGAAGDLDRAVELAGTPAIRFNRAVVYQEAARYAEAAADYGAVLAAIDDAEARERLDACLKAVAT
- a CDS encoding response regulator transcription factor, giving the protein MRVLVVEDERRMAAALQRGLQAEGFAVDLAHDGEDGLHLARQGDYDVVVLDIMLPRLSGYNVCKQLRAEENWVPILMLSAKDGEYDMADGLDLGADDYLTKPFSYVVLVARLRALLRRGANRRPSVLRAGDLSLDPARRRVSRGETPVELTPREFALLEYLMRRHDEVVSKTEILEHVWDTFDTDPNVVEVYVGYLRRKIDVPFSRTALQTVRGAGYRLAGDGG
- a CDS encoding sensor histidine kinase, which codes for MAADPRPLERVRRGRRTVGWWRRKSLRFRLTAVASVALGAALVLSAYVMISVLGRSLLATIDDSIYQRARDTVSLADAERLPDELTSPDGTLLQVVDATGRITHATTGTDRLVPLLNAGARAAAIGKGQARFLGGEPYGIPHVLRVRVLSADRGLTVIAARPFSEVQTSITTAGHVLGVGTPLLLVLLGGASWVIIGRTLRPIAALRRGAEEITDTARSRRLPVPEARDEVHSLAVTLNDMLARLEKADTRQRALVSDAAHELRSPLASIRLQLEVALGHPHGQDWQETAEGVLEDTMRLARLAEDLLALARLDERGGAPARREPVELDQLVPQTVERYGEAVTVKIGDGAIVVAGAALDLGRVLVNLVDNALRHTDSPVAVELRAEGADAVLTVTDDGPGIPEPDRERVFDRFTRLDSARSRDEGGAGLGLAIVRETVHAHGGAVHLEDACPGLRAVVRLPLS